The Natronincola ferrireducens nucleotide sequence TTTGTCGTCTCCTGCTCTATAGCTATTCTCCAAGCTTCAGAAAATATATAACCTTCTTTTTTATACAATATTTCAGCTGTAGCTTCTAATATATTGCCAATTTCTCCTTTACTCTTTTTAGCCACCTTTCCCAGCAACTGAGGTAAGGGTGTAGCACTATATATAATCTCTGTTTCAAGCATTTGTAGCGTTGATAACATACTTGCTAAGAGCTTGGTTCTTTCTATAAAACCATTGGCATAGATATTACCTATTAAAGAACTAGATGCTATAATAATTAAAGAAAAAATTAATCGTAATACCATATCATCCTACCACCTTATTTTCTATAGGTTTTCCAAGCAAATCTTCAAAGGAATGACCATCTAATACCTTTTCTATTGTCCCCACACCTTTTCTATTAGACATGAGGATCAATCTTTCAAAAACCCCTTCCTTTACCAGCTGGCCTATTACTTTCCTCGATAGGATATCCTCTAAGGAGCTTCCATGAACGGTTGTAATTAACTTTATTCCCGCCAGTAGAGCTTCTTGAATTGCCCTGCTATCCTCCTCCTTGCCAATTTCATCGGTTGCTATTACTTCTGGAGACATGGCCCTGATTAACATCATCATTCCTTGAGGCTTTGGACAAGCATCTAGGATATCTGTTCTATTCCCTAAATCGTTTTGAGGTATCCCTTGGAAGCAGGCGGCTATCTCAGAACGCTCATCTACCAGA carries:
- the spoIIIAB gene encoding stage III sporulation protein SpoIIIAB, whose translation is MVLRLIFSLIIIASSSLIGNIYANGFIERTKLLASMLSTLQMLETEIIYSATPLPQLLGKVAKKSKGEIGNILEATAEILYKKEGYIFSEAWRIAIEQETTKTAFHKEDIEVLLALGNNLGISDSNDQVKHIRLTKEEIKRNYEMAIVDQGKSVKLYRNLGFLLGVTIVIVFF